GTGGTTTACCTTTCTACCCTCCTAAAAACGAAACGCCCCGAGCTTGGGGGCTCGGGGCGTGCCGATAGGTCTTGGGTCTATTCGGGGAGGATCTCCACTTCGGCTTCCCGGGCGATGAGCGCAAAGCGTAGTCCGTCGGGGCCTCGATCGATGCGCACCACATCGCCTGGGCGAAAGTCTCCGGCCAGCAGATGGCGGGCCAAGACGTTCGTCAGCTCCCGTTGCAGCACGCGCTTTAGCGGTCGGGCGCCGAAGACCGGATCATAGCCGAGCTCGCCTAGCCAATCCTTGGCCGCATCCGTTAGCTCCAGCCGGATCCGGTTATGCTGCCAGGTCCATGCCTGAATGCGCCGGAACTGGATCTCCACGATCCGACGGATCTTGTCGCGGCCTAGGGGACGAAAGACCACGATCTCGTCGATGCGGTTTAGGAATTCGGGACGCAGCTGTTGCTTGAGCAAGGCCATCAGCTGCTCGCGCAACTCCTCAAACTGGGCCTCACTCAGCTCGCCCCCCAGGCGCTCCATCTTCTGCAGGATCAAATGGGAGCCCAGGTTGGAGGTCATGATGATGATCGTGTTTTTAAAGTTCACCGTGCGGCCTTTGGCGTCCGTCAGGCGTCCATCGTCGAGCACCTGTAGCAGGACGTTGAAGACCTCCGGATGGGCCTTTTCGATCTCATCGAAGAGCACGACCGAGTACGGCCGGCGCCGCACGGCCTCGGTCAGCTGACCCCCCTCCTCGTAGCCCACGTAGCCCGGGGGGGCGCCAATGAGGCGGCTTACGGTGTGGCGCTCTTGGTACTCGGACATGTCGATGCGGATCATGGCGTTTTCGTCGTTGAACAGAAACTCCGCCAGCGCCCGGGCTAGCTCCGTCTTGCCCACCCCGGTGGTGCCCAGAAAGATGAAGGAGCCGATGGGCCGATTCGGATCTTGCAGCCCGGCGCGGGCCCGCCGCACGGCGTCCGATACGACCCGGATCGCCTCCTCTTGCCCCACCACGCGCTCCCGCAGGGCCTCCTCCATGCGCAGGAGCTTTTCGCGCTCGGATTCCAGCATGCGCTGCACGGGGATGCCGGTCCAGCGGGAGACGATCTCCGCGATGTCCTCGGCATCGACCTCCTCTTTCAGCATGGGGTGGTCTTGTTGCAGCTGGCGCAGTCGGGTTTGCGCCCCCTCTAGGGCGCGCGTCAGCTCCGGAATGCGGCCGTACTTGAGCTCGGCCGCCCGCCCGTAATCGCCTTCGCGCTCGGCGCGCTCGGCCTCGAACTTGGCCTCTTCGATGGCCTCTTTGAGCCGGCGGATCTCGCCGATGACCTCGCGCTCAGCCTGCCACTGGATGCGGAGCCGGTTGCGCTCCTCCTGCAGGTTGGCCAGTTTCTCCTCAATAGAGGCCAGCTTGCTGCTGTCCTTCTCACGCCGGATGGCCTCGCGTTCGATCTCCAGCTGCCGGATTTCGCGCTCGATCTGGTCCAACTTCTCCGGCATGGATTCCACCTCTAGGCGCAGCCGCGCGGCGGCCTCGTCGATCAGGTCGATCGCCTTATCGGGCAGAAAGCGATCCGGAATGTAGCGCACCGATAGCTCCACGGCGGCCACGATGGCGGCGTCCGTGATGCGCACCCCGTGATGCGTTTCGTAGCGCTCCTTGAGGCCGCGCAGGATGGAGATGGCCTCCTCCGGGCTGGGCTCGTCAACCCAGACGGGTTGAAAGCGGCGCTCCAGGGCGGGGTCCTTCTCGATGTGCTTGCGGTACTCATCAACCGTCGTGGCCCCGATCGTGCGCAGCTCCCCGCGCGCCAAGGGGGGCTTGAGGATGTTGGCCGCGTCCATAGCCCCCTCCGCCGCCCCGGCGCCCACGACGGTGTGGATCTCGTCGATGAAAAGAATGATCTCGCCCTGCGAGTCGACGACCTCCTTTACGACGGCCTTGAGTCGCTCCTCGAACTCCCCTCGGTACTTGGCGCCCGCGATGAGCGCCCCCATGTCCAGGGCCAGGATCCGCTTGGAGCGCAGGCTTTCGGGCACGTCCCCTTGCGCGATCCGGTGCGCGATGCCCTCCACGATAGCCGTCTTCCCGACGCCCGGCTCCCCGATGAGCACGGGGTTGTTTTTGGTGCGCCGAGACAGGATCTGCAACACCCGGCGGATCTCCTCATCGCGCCCGATTACGGGATCGAGCTTGCCCTTGCGGGCTAGCTCCGTTAGATCGCGCGCGTACTTTTTCAGGGCCTCATAGGTGGCCTCCGCTCCGGGATCCGTCACGCGCCGCCCGCCCCGAATGTCGCGCAGCGCAAGCAGGATGTTCTCCTTGCTCACGCGCAGCTGCCGCAGGGCCTGACCCAGGGCGTCCGGGCTTTCCGAAAGGGCCAGCAGCAGGTGCTCGGTAGCTACGTACTCATCACCCAGCGCCTGAGCTTCGCTTACAGCTTGGTCTAAAACGCGTTTAAGCTCAGCGCCCACGTAAGGACCTGAGATGGCCGCTCCGCTCACGCGGGGCAAGCGCTCCAGGGCCTGATTGAGCTTTTGCTCGAGCGCTTCGCGATTTACGTTGAGCCGATCTAGGATGCCTTGGACCGGGCTTTCCGGATCCTCCAGCATCGCGCGCAGCAGATGCGCCGGTGCTAACTCCTGCTGCCCGCGGGTTTGGGCGATCTCGACGGCGCGCTGGATCGCTTCCTGTGCCTTGTGGGTGAAGCGTTGCAGGTTCATAGGGCCTCTTTAATTCTCTTAAAGCAGTCTACCGGGCAGGCTGCGATTTCGATGCCGGAAGAGGGATATATGACATTTTGCGTGTTTAGGGTGGGCTTGAAAGACAAAACGACACCTTCAGGGTGGTCTCCTGCGCCACTCCACCCTCTTCGATCAAGACCGTAGAGGGGCTAAGGGCTAGTTGGTTCCGAACACGGCGGAGAGCGCAAACTGAGGCTTACGCAAGGGGGCGATCGTCGAGCTGCCCAGCGCGCCGAAGTACCCCAGACGCGCCTCCAGAAGCAGCCAGCGGCTTGGGGTTACGCCCAGGGCGAATTCCGGTACGAGGCAATAGAAACGTTCGTCGAGCTCGATCGTGCGCCCCGACTCCAAACGCAGCTCTCCGCCGCCGAGCAGCAGCTGAGCTCCTATCCGGACTAGGGGGGCTATAGGATAGCGGTAGCCCACCAGAAAGCCGCCGTAGTCAAAATGGGCTTTGCTAAGCGTACGCGATTTCCCGTAAAAACTAGCCGATCCGCTGCCGCCGCCGAAGTAAAAGTTGTTAAGAAAGAGCGCTCCCTGACCAAAGAACACAACCGGTTGTCCGTCGTAGGCCGGGTCGAGGTCGCGAAGCGTCCACACCGGGAAGACCGGACCGAAGCCCCCAAATCCCCCGCGCCGTTGGGCTTCCGCCGCTTCCCATCCAAGCGCGAAAAGCAGAAGGCCAAGCAGTAAAGTTCGCATGCCCAAGCCCTCCTTAAAATGTAAGCGAACGCGTACGATTCCTACGCATGGCGGGGGAGAAAGTTGCGGGTTGCGCGCAGTGTAAAACGTTTCGAGATTTAAAATATGCGCATAGGCATAGCCGGATACGGGGGTTTTGGTCAGTTTTTGCACGAGGCCTGGCGGGCGCTTGCGGAGGTCGAGGTGCTCGCCGTGGCCACGCTAAGCCCTCAGGGGCGGGACCTGGCGGTTGCCCGAGGTGTGCGGGCCTACT
The DNA window shown above is from Bacteroidota bacterium and carries:
- the clpB gene encoding ATP-dependent chaperone ClpB, whose product is MNLQRFTHKAQEAIQRAVEIAQTRGQQELAPAHLLRAMLEDPESPVQGILDRLNVNREALEQKLNQALERLPRVSGAAISGPYVGAELKRVLDQAVSEAQALGDEYVATEHLLLALSESPDALGQALRQLRVSKENILLALRDIRGGRRVTDPGAEATYEALKKYARDLTELARKGKLDPVIGRDEEIRRVLQILSRRTKNNPVLIGEPGVGKTAIVEGIAHRIAQGDVPESLRSKRILALDMGALIAGAKYRGEFEERLKAVVKEVVDSQGEIILFIDEIHTVVGAGAAEGAMDAANILKPPLARGELRTIGATTVDEYRKHIEKDPALERRFQPVWVDEPSPEEAISILRGLKERYETHHGVRITDAAIVAAVELSVRYIPDRFLPDKAIDLIDEAAARLRLEVESMPEKLDQIEREIRQLEIEREAIRREKDSSKLASIEEKLANLQEERNRLRIQWQAEREVIGEIRRLKEAIEEAKFEAERAEREGDYGRAAELKYGRIPELTRALEGAQTRLRQLQQDHPMLKEEVDAEDIAEIVSRWTGIPVQRMLESEREKLLRMEEALRERVVGQEEAIRVVSDAVRRARAGLQDPNRPIGSFIFLGTTGVGKTELARALAEFLFNDENAMIRIDMSEYQERHTVSRLIGAPPGYVGYEEGGQLTEAVRRRPYSVVLFDEIEKAHPEVFNVLLQVLDDGRLTDAKGRTVNFKNTIIIMTSNLGSHLILQKMERLGGELSEAQFEELREQLMALLKQQLRPEFLNRIDEIVVFRPLGRDKIRRIVEIQFRRIQAWTWQHNRIRLELTDAAKDWLGELGYDPVFGARPLKRVLQRELTNVLARHLLAGDFRPGDVVRIDRGPDGLRFALIAREAEVEILPE